Proteins co-encoded in one Brassica rapa cultivar Chiifu-401-42 chromosome A02, CAAS_Brap_v3.01, whole genome shotgun sequence genomic window:
- the LOC103854808 gene encoding uncharacterized protein LOC103854808 isoform X1, with protein MAISRVFFSDLKTGKCSSVVEARLLRYWEARNVKRGWELMWVDMLLVDVNATMMQATISAHRVPRYQERLTAGAMYSMADFDVARCAQNFRLCDSSLMIRFNESTSFDEIDEPVSALPEEAFRFRDQSELIGLANTSTQLPDIIGEILSVKSTVTDPPEEKNRAMP; from the exons ATGGCCATCTCTAGGGTGTTTTTTTCCGATTTGAAGACCGGGAAGTGTTCATCTGTTGTGGAGGCTAGGCTGCTGAGGTACTGGGAGGCTAGGAACGTTAAGCGGGGTTGGGAGCTTATGTGGGTGGATATGCTGTTGGTCGATGTTAAT GCAACCATGATGCAGGCCACAATCAGCGCTCACCGTGTCCCACGGTACCAAGAAAGACTTACTGCCGGTGCAATGTATTCCATGGCTGATTTTGATGTCGCTAGATGTGCTCAGAACTTCCGACTTTGTGATTCTTCATTGATGATCCGGTTTAATGAGTCTACTTCTTTTGACGAGATAGATGAGCCGGTCTCTGCGTTGCCTGAGGAAGCATTCCGGTTCCGTGACCAGTCGGAGCTGATTGGTTTGGCCAATACAAGCACACAGTTACCAG ACATCATAGGAGAGATCCTTAGCGTCAAGAGTACTGTTACTGACCCTCCGGAGGAGAAGAATCGTGCTATGCCATAA
- the LOC103854533 gene encoding FRIGIDA-like protein 3 → MMEDTRSVASLMDSTSSKIQQLQKAFAELESQRAVTFNLKWNELEEHFHGLERSLKRRFHELEDQEKEYETKTRKAQELLEKKKAAVEAKEKASLERLQKKRDAAVFAINTALDKYNNNNAPNISAKAFAAEDENLDGTVQDAEISPVKAYPELVKLCEDMDSAGLHKFVSDNRKNLALLKEEIPVALKAAANPASLVLDSLEGFYPTTSDGKKDANLLGMRRTCIMLMECLSVLLSGLDSNSLVAVLSESVKDRAKGVADGWSQLLESLDMDGGNGNSLEAHAFLQLLATFCIVSDFKEDGILKLIPMVSRRRQAAELCRSLGLSEKMPGVIEVLVNSGKQIDAVNLAFAFGLTEKFPPVELLKCYLTEASRSSSQGNASPAVQDEFSERELTGLKAVIKCVEEHNLEEQYPVEPLHKRILQLEKTKAEKKRATEPTKPQTKRPRGPQPRVTDNNNNKTGYGRVIPERYPQYVYDNRQFLSGPIMAAQAPPPPQTYTFSPAAAQGNFYGNCYQYQAPPYFH, encoded by the exons ATGATGGAGGACACCAGGTCAGTTGCTTCCCTCATGGACTCCACGTCATCCAAGATCCAGCAGCTTCAAAAGGCCTTTGCCGAACTCGAAAGCCAGCGCGCCGTAACATTCAACCTCAAATGGAACGAACTCGAGGAGCATTTCCACGGTCTGGAGAGGTCCCTGAAGCGACGGTTCCACGAGCTCGAGGACCAAGAGAAAGAGTACGAAACCAAAACAAGGAAAGCTCAAGAGCTATTGGAGAAAAAGAAAGCAGCTGTTGAAGCCAAGGAGAAGGCGTCTCTAGAGAGGCTTCAGAAGAAGAGAGACGCAGCTGTGTTTGCTATCAACACTGCTTTGGATAAGTACAACAACAATAACGCTCCCAACATCAGTGCAAAAGCCTTTGCTGCTGAGGATGAGAATCTTGATGGTACTGTGCAAGATGCTGAGATCTCACCTGTGAAGGCTTATCCAGAGTTGGTGAAGCTGTGTGAGGATATGGACTCAGCAGGGCTTCATAAGTTTGTATCAGACAACCGTAAGAACCTTGCATTATTAAAGGAGGAGATTCCTGTGGCGTTAAAGGCAGCAGCTAACCCGGCTAGTTTAGTGTTGGACTCTTTGGAAGGGTTTTATCCCACAACCAGTGATGGGAAGAAAGACGCTAACCTCTTGGGAATGCGGAGGACATGTATCATGTTGATGGAGTGCCTTAGCGTGCTGTTATCAGGTCTAGACAGCAACTCTCTTGTTGCTGTTCTCTCGGAAAGTGTTAAGGATAGAGCAAAAGGTGTTGCAGACGGATGGAGTCAACTGCTGGAGAGTCTTGACATGGATGGTGGCAATGGTAACTCTTTGGAGGCTCATGCTTTCTTGCAACTACTGGCGACTTTTTGTATTGTTTCGGATTTTAAAGAGGATGGAATCTTGAAGCTGATCCCTATGGTTTCACGTCGCCGTCAGGCAGCTGAGCTTTGCCGGTCTCTTGGATTGTCTGAAAAAATGCCTG GTGTGATTGAAGTTCTGGTGAACAGTGGTAAACAGATTGATGCTGTGAACTTGGCATTTGCGTTTGGACTCACAGAAAAGTTCCCACCTGTTGAGTTACTTAAATGCTACTTGACTGAGGCAAGTAGATCTTCCTCCCAAGGCAATGCATCTCCTGCTGTTCAG GATGAGTTCAGTGAGCGGGAGCTTACAGGTCTTAAAGCTGTGATAAAGTGTGTGGAAGAGCATAACCTGGAAGAGCAGTACCCGGTTGAGCCACTACACAAAAGGATTCTTCAGCTGGAGAAGACCAAAGCAGAGAAAAAGAGAGCAACAGAACCCACAAAGCCTCAGACAAAGCGACCACGTGGTCCTCAACCCCGAGTCactgacaacaacaacaacaagacagGATATGGTAGAGTCATCCCTGAGAGGTATCCGCAGTATGTGTATGACAACAGACAGTTCCTTAGCGGTCCAATCATGGCAGCAcaggctcctcctcctcctcagacTTACACTTTCAGTCCAGCTGCTGCTCAGGGGAACTTCTACGGGAACTGCTATCAGTACCAGGCTCCTCCTTACTTTCACTAG
- the LOC103854532 gene encoding probably inactive leucine-rich repeat receptor-like protein kinase At5g48380, with protein MMVSSRLVLAVFITNSLWLLLLSSLIDANEANVNCLRTIYNQVKDPNGYLTSWVFGNQTAGYICKFTGVTCWHDDENRVLSIKLGGYGLTGGFPLGIKNCTDLTALDLSRNNFSGPLPSNITDSIPLVTILDLSYNQFSGPIPPSISNITFLNSLMLQHNQFTGTLPAELVLLGRLTSFSVAGNLLTGPIPAFNETTLKIGVDDFASNPGLCGKPLDACKGPKSSRGKVIVIAAVGGLSVAALVVGVVLFFYFRRLAVVRKKMRDDPEENRWARILKGQKGVKVFMFKKSVSKMKLSDLMKATEEFKKDNIIGKGRTGTMYKGVLEDGTPLMVKRLQDSQHSEKELDSEMKTLGSVKHRNLVPLLGYCIAKKERLLIYEYMPNGYLYDQLHPSDEDSYNPIDWPSRLKIAIGAAKGLAWLHHSCNPRIIHRNISSKCILLTADFEPKISDFGLARLMNPIDTHLSTFVNGEFGDFGYVAPEYSRTMVATPKGDVYSFGVVLLELVTGQKATGVTRDSEEEEDKEESCFKGNLVEWITKLSSGSKLHEATDRSLVGKGVDDEIFKVLKVACNCVLPEVAKQRPTMFEVYQFLRAIGESYNFTTEDDILVPSESGEADFIEEMIVR; from the exons ATGATGGTGAGTAGTAGGTTAGTATTAGCAGTTTTTATCACGAACTCTCTCTGGTTGCTCCTCCTGTCTAGCTTGATCGATGCAAACGAGGCCAACGTTAACTGCTTGAGGACCATTTATAACCAAGTTAAAGATCCTAATGGATATTTAACGAGCTGGGTGTTTGGCAACCAGACTGCTGGTTACATCTGCAAGTTCACTGGTGTGACTTGCTGGCATGATGATGAGAATAGAGTTTTGAGCATTAAGCTCGGTGGTTATGGTCTCACTGGAGGGTTCCCTCTTGGGATTAAGAACTGCACTGATCTAACAGCTCTAGATCTTTCTAGAAACAACTTCTCTGGACCTTTACCATCCAACATCACCGATAGCATTCCACTTGTTACCATTCTAGACCTCTCTTACAATCAGTTCTCTGGTCCAATCCCTCCTAGTATCTCAAACATTACCTTTTTGAACTCTCTTATGCTTCAGCATAACCAGTTCACCGGTACCCTTCCTGCCGAGCTAGTTCTGCTCGGACGGCTCACTAGTTTCTCTGTGGCTGGCAATCTTCTCACAGGTCCTATCCCAGCTTTCAATGAAACCACATTGAAAATTGGGGTGGATGACTTTGCTAGTAATCCAGGTTTGTGTGGTAAGCCTCTGGATGCATGTAAAGGTCCTAAAAGCTCTCGTGGTAAAGTTATTGTTATAGCAGCAGTTGGTGGACTGTCTGTGGCGGCACTAGTCGTTGGGGTTGTTCTCTTCTTCTACTTCCGTAGATTGGCTGTTGTtaggaagaagatgagagatGATCCTGAAGAAAACAGATGGGCAAGAATCTTGAAAGGACAGAAAGGTGTTAAG GTTTTCATGTTTAAGAAGTCAGTTTCAAAGATGAAGTTAAGTGATCTCATGAAGGCAACAGAGGAGTTCAAGAAAGACAACATCATTGGGAAAGGAAGAACAGGAACTATGTACAAAGGAGTGCTTGAAGACGGTACTCCTCTTATGGTAAAGAGGTTGCAAGATTCTCAACATTCTGAAAAGGAGCTTGACTCGGAGATGAAGACATTGGGATCTGTAAAACACAGAAACTTGGTCCCTCTCTTGGGTTACTGTATTGCCAAGAAGGAGAGGCTTCTTATATACGAGTACATGCCCAACGGCTACCTTTATGATCAGTTACATCCCTCAGATGAAGACTCTTACAATCCTATAGACTGGCCTTCTAGGCTGAAGATTGCTATTGGCGCTGCAAAAGGACTAGCGTGGCTTCACCACAGCTGCAACCCGAGGATCATTCATCGCAACATAAGCTCCAAATGCATCTTGTTGACTGCGGATTTTGAGCCTAAGATCTCGGACTTCGGTCTAGCTAGGCTGATGAATCCCATTGATACTCATTTAAGCACATTTGTCAATGGGGAGTTTGGTGATTTCGGTTATGTTGCTCCTGAGTATTCGAGAACCATGGTGGCAACTCCTAAAGGAGATGTATACAGCTTTGGGGTTGTGCTTTTAGAGCTAGTAACGGGGCAGAAAGCAACTGGTGTGACAAGAGattctgaagaagaagaagacaaggaagAAAGCTGCTTCAAGGGTAACCTTGTGGAGTGGATTACAAAGCTATCAAGTGGGTCAAAACTGCATGAAGCTACTGACAGGTCTTTAGTTGGGAAAGGTGTGGATGATGAGATATTCAAAGTGCTTAAAGTAGCATGCAACTGCGTTCTACCGGAAGTAGCAAAGCAGAGGCCTACCATGTTTGAAGTGTATCAGTTTCTGAGAGCTATTGGAGAGAGCTATAACTTCACCACTGAAGATGATATCTTGGTTCCATCTGAATCAGGAGAAGCTGATTTCATTGAAGAGATGATAGTTCGCTGA
- the LOC103854808 gene encoding uncharacterized protein LOC103854808 isoform X2, with protein MWVDMLLVDVNATMMQATISAHRVPRYQERLTAGAMYSMADFDVARCAQNFRLCDSSLMIRFNESTSFDEIDEPVSALPEEAFRFRDQSELIGLANTSTQLPDIIGEILSVKSTVTDPPEEKNRAMP; from the exons ATGTGGGTGGATATGCTGTTGGTCGATGTTAAT GCAACCATGATGCAGGCCACAATCAGCGCTCACCGTGTCCCACGGTACCAAGAAAGACTTACTGCCGGTGCAATGTATTCCATGGCTGATTTTGATGTCGCTAGATGTGCTCAGAACTTCCGACTTTGTGATTCTTCATTGATGATCCGGTTTAATGAGTCTACTTCTTTTGACGAGATAGATGAGCCGGTCTCTGCGTTGCCTGAGGAAGCATTCCGGTTCCGTGACCAGTCGGAGCTGATTGGTTTGGCCAATACAAGCACACAGTTACCAG ACATCATAGGAGAGATCCTTAGCGTCAAGAGTACTGTTACTGACCCTCCGGAGGAGAAGAATCGTGCTATGCCATAA